The following coding sequences lie in one Halorarum halophilum genomic window:
- the tuf gene encoding translation elongation factor EF-1 subunit alpha, with product MSQDKPHQNLAIIGHVDHGKSTLVGRLLFETGSVPEHVIEQYREEAEEKGKGGFEFAYVMDNLAEERERGVTIDIAHQEFDTDDYYFTIVDCPGHRDFVKNMITGASQADNAVLVVAADDGVAPQTREHVFLARTLGINELIVAVNKMDVVDYSEDTYTDVVDEVKQLLKQVRFGTEDASFIPISAFEGDNIAERSDNTSWYDGEILLDALNNLPETEPPTDAPLRLPIQDVYTISGIGTVPVGRLETGEMRSGDNVSFQPSDVGGEVKTIEMHHEEVDYAGPGDNVGFNVRGVGKDDIRRGDVCGPAENPPTVAETFQAQVVVMQHPSVITAGYTPVFHAHTAQVACTIESLDQKLDPASGEVAEENPDFIKSGDAAVVTVRPQKPLSIEPSSEIPELGSFAIRDMGQTIAAGKVLSVNAR from the coding sequence ATGAGCCAAGACAAACCCCACCAGAACCTGGCCATCATCGGCCACGTCGACCACGGGAAGTCCACGCTCGTGGGTCGCCTCCTCTTCGAGACAGGGAGCGTCCCCGAGCACGTAATCGAGCAGTACCGAGAGGAAGCCGAGGAGAAGGGCAAGGGCGGATTCGAGTTCGCCTACGTCATGGACAACCTGGCGGAGGAGCGAGAGCGCGGTGTCACCATCGACATCGCCCACCAGGAGTTCGACACCGACGACTACTACTTCACCATCGTCGACTGCCCGGGCCACCGTGACTTCGTGAAGAACATGATCACGGGCGCCTCGCAGGCCGACAACGCGGTGCTCGTCGTCGCGGCCGACGACGGCGTCGCGCCCCAGACCCGCGAGCACGTGTTCCTGGCCCGCACGCTGGGCATCAACGAGCTCATCGTCGCGGTCAACAAGATGGACGTCGTCGACTACTCCGAGGACACCTACACGGACGTCGTCGACGAGGTCAAGCAGCTCCTCAAGCAGGTCCGCTTCGGCACCGAGGACGCCTCGTTCATCCCGATCTCCGCCTTCGAGGGCGACAACATCGCCGAGCGCTCGGACAACACGTCCTGGTACGACGGCGAGATCCTCCTCGACGCCCTGAACAACCTGCCGGAGACGGAGCCGCCGACGGACGCGCCGCTCCGCCTGCCGATCCAGGACGTCTACACCATCTCGGGAATCGGTACCGTGCCGGTCGGCCGCCTCGAGACCGGCGAGATGCGCTCCGGCGACAACGTCTCCTTCCAGCCGTCCGACGTGGGCGGGGAAGTGAAGACGATCGAGATGCACCACGAGGAGGTCGACTACGCGGGCCCCGGCGACAACGTTGGGTTCAACGTCCGCGGCGTCGGCAAGGACGACATCCGCCGCGGCGACGTCTGCGGCCCGGCCGAGAACCCGCCGACGGTCGCCGAGACGTTCCAGGCCCAGGTCGTCGTGATGCAGCACCCGTCGGTCATCACAGCGGGCTACACGCCGGTCTTCCACGCCCACACGGCGCAGGTCGCGTGTACCATCGAGTCGCTCGACCAGAAGCTCGACCCGGCCTCGGGCGAGGTCGCCGAGGAGAACCCGGACTTCATCAAGTCCGGCGACGCCGCGGTCGTCACCGTGCGCCCGCAGAAGCCGCTCAGCATCGAGCCGTCGAGCGAGATTCCGGAGCTTGGTAGCTTCGCCATCCGCGACATGGGTCAGACCATCGCGGCCGGCAAGGTACTCAGCGTCAACGCACGATAG
- a CDS encoding HalOD1 output domain-containing protein has translation MAADSADNRGITGTVVEAVADETDVSPTDISPQLYDTVDPDALDSLVRSRTGNGLRVRFRYHGCTVVVDGTGRVTASRRESTGALAEHVPDDG, from the coding sequence ATGGCCGCAGACAGTGCCGATAATCGTGGTATCACCGGGACGGTCGTCGAGGCGGTCGCGGACGAAACCGACGTTTCGCCGACCGATATATCACCACAACTGTACGATACGGTCGACCCGGACGCCCTCGACTCGCTCGTTCGGTCCCGGACTGGCAACGGCCTCCGGGTGCGGTTCCGCTATCACGGCTGTACCGTAGTGGTCGACGGGACCGGCCGGGTGACAGCGTCCCGTCGTGAGAGCACGGGGGCGCTGGCCGAACACGTCCCCGACGACGGGTGA
- a CDS encoding ArsR/SmtB family transcription factor produces MRGQNSGAEPVDAQDPEATACCSGSHSLTEREVAADVRTLATLGNDTRYEALRLIASSDEGVCVCELEPALGVSQGAISQALSRLFSAGLVERRKEGRWRYYTATPRAERLLRVVDDTRSLDDD; encoded by the coding sequence ATGAGAGGGCAGAACTCGGGCGCCGAACCGGTCGACGCACAGGATCCGGAGGCGACCGCCTGCTGTTCCGGGAGCCACTCGCTAACCGAACGGGAGGTCGCCGCCGACGTCCGGACGCTCGCCACGCTCGGGAACGATACCCGGTACGAGGCGCTCCGGCTCATCGCTTCGAGCGACGAGGGCGTGTGCGTCTGCGAACTGGAACCGGCGCTCGGTGTGAGCCAGGGAGCGATCAGTCAGGCGCTCTCGCGGCTCTTCAGCGCCGGGCTGGTCGAACGGCGAAAGGAGGGCCGTTGGCGGTACTACACCGCGACGCCGCGCGCGGAACGGCTCCTCCGCGTCGTCGACGACACCAGGTCACTGGACGATGACTGA
- the rpsJ gene encoding 30S ribosomal protein S10 yields MPGQQARVRLAGTSPEDLDNICDDVREIADKTGVALSGPIPLPTKTLEVPSRKSPDGEGTATWEHWEMRVHKRLIDIDADERALRQLMRIQVPNDVSIEIVLED; encoded by the coding sequence ATGCCGGGCCAGCAGGCGCGCGTCCGACTCGCGGGTACGAGCCCCGAGGACCTGGACAACATCTGTGACGACGTCCGGGAGATCGCGGACAAGACCGGCGTCGCGCTGTCGGGGCCGATCCCGCTCCCGACGAAGACGCTGGAGGTTCCGTCCCGGAAGTCCCCCGACGGTGAGGGCACCGCCACGTGGGAGCACTGGGAGATGCGCGTCCACAAGCGCCTCATCGACATCGACGCCGACGAACGCGCGCTCCGACAGCTGATGCGGATTCAGGTGCCGAACGACGTCAGCATCGAGATCGTCCTCGAAGACTGA
- a CDS encoding arsenite methyltransferase — protein MTENTPTTDADGTPPDATEQRTAVRERYGGIAAESSTCCGDSGSGNEAAAEQSRELGYSDDDLDAVGAGANLGLGCGNPTAIASLEEGDTVLDLGSGGGFDCFLAAREVGPAGRVVGVDMTPEMVEKARANVETNDATNVEFRLGEIEHLPVADESVDVIISNCVINLSPDKRRVFREAYRVLRPGGRLAISDVVSTAELPAEVRADPSSVAACIAGASSIPALESMLTDAGFADASVEPNADSESFVSEWDDERDLSDYIVAATIEGEKPATGQQL, from the coding sequence ATGACTGAGAACACCCCCACTACGGACGCGGATGGGACGCCTCCCGACGCCACGGAACAGCGCACCGCCGTGCGCGAACGGTACGGTGGCATCGCTGCGGAGTCGTCGACCTGTTGTGGCGACTCCGGGTCCGGGAACGAGGCGGCCGCCGAGCAGTCGCGCGAACTCGGCTACTCGGACGACGACCTCGACGCCGTCGGCGCGGGCGCGAACTTGGGGCTCGGCTGCGGCAATCCGACCGCGATCGCCAGCCTCGAGGAGGGTGACACCGTCCTCGATCTGGGGTCCGGCGGCGGGTTCGACTGCTTCCTCGCGGCGCGGGAAGTCGGACCGGCCGGTCGTGTCGTCGGCGTCGATATGACACCGGAGATGGTCGAGAAGGCCCGCGCGAACGTCGAAACGAACGACGCGACGAACGTCGAGTTCCGCCTCGGCGAGATCGAACACCTTCCGGTCGCCGACGAGTCTGTGGACGTCATCATCTCGAACTGCGTGATCAACCTCTCCCCGGACAAACGACGGGTGTTCCGCGAGGCGTATCGCGTCCTTCGGCCGGGCGGACGCCTCGCCATCTCGGACGTCGTGTCGACCGCCGAGCTACCGGCCGAGGTGCGGGCGGACCCGTCGTCGGTGGCCGCCTGTATCGCCGGTGCATCGTCGATTCCCGCGCTCGAATCGATGCTGACCGACGCCGGGTTCGCGGACGCGTCCGTCGAACCGAACGCGGACAGCGAATCGTTTGTCAGTGAGTGGGACGACGAGCGCGATCTGAGCGACTACATCGTCGCGGCGACGATCGAGGGGGAGAAGCCAGCGACGGGGCAGCAACTGTAA
- a CDS encoding homoserine dehydrogenase: MTRLAVLGAGAVGRSVAELAAEYGYTVTALADSTSAAVAPDGVDVTAALADKAEGGALGDADPTDALTAEYDVLVEATPTTLGDAEPGFSHVRTALERDRDVVLANKGPVAERFADVRALEAESEGEVLFEATVGGAIPALATIDDLGPERVRAVRGVLNGTANFVLSRMAAEGLDYDHVLAEAQDLGVAEADPSFDVEGTDAALKCVILSNVLREADCDSVEELRERELTLADADVDGIRNVTGGALELAVNDGRTVRLIGEATREGVRVGPRLVPENGTLAVSGTRNIVEIDAEFSGGLAISGAGAGGEETASAVLSDVGRLG, encoded by the coding sequence ATGACGCGGCTCGCCGTCCTCGGCGCCGGCGCGGTCGGCCGTTCGGTGGCGGAGCTTGCGGCCGAATACGGCTACACCGTCACCGCGCTGGCCGACTCGACCTCGGCCGCCGTCGCCCCCGACGGCGTGGACGTTACCGCGGCGCTCGCGGACAAGGCGGAGGGCGGGGCGCTCGGCGACGCCGACCCGACCGACGCGCTGACCGCCGAGTACGACGTGCTCGTGGAGGCGACGCCGACGACGCTCGGCGACGCGGAGCCGGGGTTCTCGCACGTCCGGACCGCCCTCGAACGGGACAGGGACGTCGTGCTCGCGAACAAAGGCCCCGTCGCGGAGCGGTTCGCCGACGTGCGCGCGCTCGAAGCGGAGAGCGAGGGCGAGGTGCTGTTCGAGGCGACCGTCGGCGGGGCCATTCCGGCCCTCGCGACCATCGACGACCTCGGCCCCGAACGGGTGCGGGCCGTCCGCGGCGTCCTCAACGGGACGGCGAACTTCGTGCTCTCGCGGATGGCCGCCGAGGGGCTCGACTACGACCACGTCCTCGCGGAGGCCCAAGACCTCGGCGTCGCCGAGGCGGACCCGTCCTTCGACGTCGAGGGGACCGACGCGGCGCTGAAGTGCGTCATCCTCTCGAACGTCCTCCGGGAGGCCGACTGCGACTCCGTCGAGGAGCTCCGGGAGCGGGAACTCACCCTCGCCGACGCCGACGTGGACGGCATCCGGAACGTCACCGGTGGCGCGCTGGAACTCGCGGTCAACGACGGGCGGACGGTCAGGCTCATCGGCGAGGCGACCCGCGAAGGCGTTCGCGTCGGACCGCGGCTGGTTCCGGAGAACGGCACCCTCGCCGTGTCGGGCACGAGGAACATCGTCGAGATCGACGCGGAGTTCTCCGGCGGGCTGGCGATCTCCGGCGCGGGAGCCGGCGGCGAGGAGACCGCCAGCGCGGTGCTCTCGGACGTCGGACGGCTGGGATAG
- the arsN2 gene encoding arsenic resistance N-acetyltransferase ArsN2, with translation MTDESITLRKADVANLDRVEALLEANDLPSEDVRAKPECFLLAYADAEWIGVGGVEIYGPNGLLRSVVVRESNRGQGYGRTLCDALEDHARANGVETLYLLTTTASEFFRQRGYEEVDRECVPGSVRGTTEFSDLCPSSATCARRDLR, from the coding sequence ATGACCGACGAATCGATAACCCTCCGGAAGGCGGACGTGGCGAACCTCGACCGCGTCGAGGCCCTGCTGGAAGCCAACGACCTCCCGTCCGAGGACGTGCGGGCGAAGCCGGAGTGCTTCCTCCTCGCGTACGCCGACGCGGAGTGGATCGGCGTCGGAGGCGTCGAGATCTACGGTCCGAACGGACTCCTTCGGTCGGTCGTCGTCAGGGAATCGAACCGGGGGCAGGGCTACGGGAGGACGCTGTGTGACGCGCTGGAGGACCACGCACGAGCGAACGGGGTGGAGACGCTGTACCTGTTGACCACGACCGCGTCGGAGTTCTTCCGACAGCGTGGGTACGAGGAGGTCGATCGGGAGTGCGTCCCGGGGAGCGTTCGAGGGACGACCGAGTTTTCGGACCTCTGTCCGTCCTCGGCAACTTGTGCGAGAAGGGATCTCCGGTAG
- a CDS encoding amino acid-binding protein produces MPSDPASAPDERPPSVPATRTGGGNPATDENSRTGVESPRTDGGDTPVAHTVRIELVDEPGQLLAALKPIAENGGNLLSVFHERGNITPRGRIPVAVDVECPPDRFETILDALRENGVNVIRAGAEEFGAEVTVVLVGHLIDTDLSDTLRRLADCTNATVADLELSAPAGAGSDEQSSARLRLRTRQGETTDVLETVRSVADDKGIHVIEPMEGSQ; encoded by the coding sequence ATGCCCTCCGACCCGGCGTCCGCCCCCGACGAGCGCCCGCCGTCAGTGCCCGCGACCCGAACCGGCGGAGGGAACCCCGCCACCGACGAGAATTCCCGGACCGGCGTCGAGAGCCCGCGGACCGACGGCGGCGACACCCCGGTCGCGCACACCGTCCGCATCGAACTCGTCGACGAGCCCGGTCAGTTGCTCGCGGCGCTGAAGCCAATCGCGGAGAACGGCGGCAACCTCCTGTCGGTGTTCCACGAGCGGGGGAACATCACCCCCCGCGGTCGGATCCCCGTGGCCGTCGACGTCGAGTGCCCGCCGGACCGATTCGAGACCATCCTCGACGCGCTCAGGGAGAACGGCGTGAACGTCATCCGCGCGGGCGCCGAGGAGTTCGGCGCCGAGGTGACCGTCGTGCTCGTCGGGCACCTCATCGACACCGACCTCTCCGACACGCTCCGTCGACTCGCGGACTGCACGAACGCGACCGTCGCCGACCTGGAACTCTCCGCACCCGCCGGCGCCGGGAGCGACGAGCAGTCGAGCGCCCGCCTCCGCCTCCGGACGCGGCAGGGGGAGACGACCGACGTGCTGGAGACGGTCCGGTCGGTCGCCGACGACAAGGGGATCCACGTCATCGAGCCGATGGAGGGGAGCCAATGA
- a CDS encoding elongation factor EF-2, whose amino-acid sequence MGRRKKIVQECETLMDEPEHIRNIAIAAHVDHGKTTLSDNLLAGAGMISDETAGEQLAMDTEEDEQERGITIDAANVSMTHEYEGRNHLINLIDTPGHVDFGGDVTRAMRAVDGALVVVDAVEGAMPQTETVLRQALREGVKPALFINKVDRLINELQEGPQEMQQRLMDVIGDVNELIRGMTEEMDDITEDWSVSVEEGTVAFGSALYKWGVSMPSMEATGISFGDIIDMEQNDERDELHERTPLSNVVLDMVAEHFPNPLTAQPFRVPRIWRGDDESEIAEDMRTVNREGDIVFMCTDIGMDPHAGEIATGRVFSGTLKKGQELFVSGTAGRNRIQSVGIYMGGEREELDRGVPAGNIAAVTGLKDAIAGSTVSDVEMTPFESIEHISEPVITKSVEAQNMDDLPKLIQTLQQVAKEDPTIRVEINEDTGEHLISGQGELHLEVITQRIQKNQGIPVTTGEPIVVFREQPQEASREVEGVSPNRHNKFYITVEPMAQDIVDDIQLGEISMDMPELERREALQAAGMDKDTSQNVEHIHGTNILVDDTKGIQHLNETMELVIEGLDEALDDGPLAAEPVQGSLLRLHDARLHEDTIHRGPAQVIPAVRNAVHRALIDAEVRLLEPIQNVRIDVPNQHMGDASGEIQGRRGRVDDMYQEGDLMVIEGIAPVEEMIGFSSDIRSATEGRASWNTENAGFRVLVDNLQREKIMEIRERKGMKLELPQAIDYI is encoded by the coding sequence ATGGGCCGACGAAAGAAAATCGTACAGGAATGTGAGACCCTGATGGACGAGCCGGAGCACATCCGGAACATCGCCATCGCGGCTCACGTGGACCACGGTAAGACGACTCTCTCGGACAACCTTCTCGCCGGCGCCGGCATGATCTCGGACGAGACCGCGGGCGAACAGCTCGCGATGGACACCGAGGAGGACGAGCAGGAACGGGGCATCACCATCGACGCGGCGAACGTCTCGATGACCCACGAGTACGAGGGGCGGAACCACCTCATCAACCTCATCGACACACCCGGCCACGTCGACTTCGGCGGCGACGTGACGCGCGCGATGCGCGCCGTCGACGGCGCGCTCGTGGTCGTCGACGCCGTCGAGGGCGCGATGCCCCAGACAGAGACGGTGCTGCGCCAGGCGCTCCGCGAGGGCGTCAAGCCAGCGCTGTTCATCAACAAGGTCGACCGCCTCATCAACGAGCTCCAGGAGGGGCCCCAGGAGATGCAGCAGCGGCTCATGGACGTCATCGGCGACGTCAACGAGCTCATCCGCGGGATGACCGAGGAGATGGACGACATCACCGAGGACTGGTCCGTCTCCGTCGAGGAGGGGACCGTCGCGTTCGGCTCCGCGCTGTACAAGTGGGGTGTCTCCATGCCGTCGATGGAGGCGACGGGGATCTCCTTCGGCGACATCATCGACATGGAGCAGAACGACGAGCGCGACGAGCTCCACGAGCGCACCCCGCTCTCGAACGTCGTGCTCGACATGGTCGCCGAGCACTTCCCGAACCCGCTCACGGCCCAGCCGTTCCGCGTCCCGCGCATCTGGCGCGGCGACGACGAGTCCGAGATCGCCGAGGACATGCGGACGGTGAACCGCGAAGGCGACATCGTCTTCATGTGTACCGACATCGGGATGGACCCGCACGCCGGCGAGATCGCGACCGGCCGCGTCTTCTCCGGCACCCTGAAGAAGGGTCAGGAGCTGTTCGTCTCCGGGACGGCGGGCCGGAACCGCATCCAGTCGGTCGGGATCTACATGGGCGGCGAGCGCGAGGAGCTCGACCGCGGCGTCCCAGCGGGGAACATCGCGGCCGTCACCGGCCTGAAGGACGCCATCGCGGGCTCCACGGTCTCCGACGTGGAGATGACGCCGTTCGAGTCGATCGAGCACATCTCCGAGCCGGTCATCACGAAGTCCGTCGAGGCGCAGAACATGGACGACCTGCCGAAGCTCATCCAGACGCTCCAGCAGGTCGCCAAGGAGGACCCGACCATCCGCGTGGAGATCAACGAGGACACCGGCGAGCACCTCATCTCCGGGCAGGGCGAACTCCACCTCGAGGTCATCACCCAGCGCATCCAGAAGAACCAGGGCATCCCGGTCACGACCGGTGAGCCCATCGTCGTCTTCCGCGAGCAGCCGCAGGAGGCCTCCCGCGAGGTCGAGGGCGTCTCGCCGAACCGACACAACAAGTTCTACATCACGGTCGAGCCGATGGCCCAGGACATCGTCGACGACATCCAGCTCGGCGAGATCTCGATGGACATGCCCGAGCTCGAACGCCGCGAGGCGCTCCAGGCGGCCGGCATGGACAAGGACACGTCCCAGAACGTCGAGCACATCCACGGGACGAACATCCTCGTCGACGACACGAAGGGTATCCAGCACCTGAACGAGACGATGGAACTCGTCATCGAGGGCCTCGACGAGGCGCTCGACGACGGCCCGCTCGCCGCCGAGCCGGTCCAGGGGTCGCTGCTCCGACTCCACGACGCCCGGCTGCACGAGGACACCATCCACCGCGGCCCGGCGCAGGTCATCCCCGCGGTCCGCAACGCGGTCCACCGCGCGCTGATCGACGCCGAGGTGCGGCTCCTCGAACCCATCCAGAACGTCCGCATCGACGTTCCGAACCAGCACATGGGCGACGCCTCCGGCGAGATCCAGGGCCGCCGCGGCCGCGTCGACGACATGTACCAGGAGGGCGACCTCATGGTCATCGAGGGCATCGCGCCCGTCGAGGAGATGATCGGCTTCTCCAGCGACATCCGCAGCGCGACCGAGGGTCGCGCCTCGTGGAACACCGAGAACGCCGGCTTCCGCGTGCTGGTGGACAACCTCCAGCGCGAGAAGATCATGGAGATCCGCGAGCGGAAGGGCATGAAGCTGGAACTGCCCCAGGCGATCGACTACATCTAG
- a CDS encoding rhomboid family intramembrane serine protease, with the protein MTADYATKVADGGTADRRSARRGSPVLETLAAMLVVSVLTWAGTLVGLAGLFVLAPPILSPPWGLLTSVYAHAGPGHLLANAVVVAVAGSLVARRTTRFRFHGFFLVTGVLAGVAQVWVGGLLGRSVAVLGASGAAFALVGYVLVANPASAALLERVSVPPRVAAAVVAVAAAGLTLAFSPAGSALVAHFVGTVLGLVAGRLRLLRV; encoded by the coding sequence GTGACCGCCGACTACGCGACCAAGGTCGCCGACGGCGGGACGGCCGATCGCCGGTCGGCCCGGCGTGGGAGCCCGGTCCTCGAGACGCTCGCGGCGATGCTCGTCGTCTCGGTGCTCACCTGGGCCGGAACGCTCGTCGGACTCGCCGGGTTGTTCGTCCTCGCGCCGCCGATCCTCTCCCCGCCGTGGGGCCTCCTGACGAGCGTGTACGCGCACGCCGGCCCCGGCCACCTGCTCGCGAACGCGGTCGTCGTCGCGGTCGCCGGGAGCCTCGTCGCTCGGCGAACCACCCGCTTTCGCTTCCACGGCTTCTTCCTCGTCACCGGGGTGCTCGCGGGCGTCGCGCAGGTGTGGGTCGGCGGACTCCTCGGCCGGTCGGTGGCGGTGCTCGGCGCCAGCGGGGCCGCCTTCGCGCTGGTCGGCTACGTCCTCGTCGCGAACCCCGCCTCCGCCGCGCTGCTCGAGCGGGTGTCCGTCCCACCGCGGGTCGCCGCGGCCGTCGTGGCGGTCGCCGCCGCCGGACTGACGCTCGCGTTCAGCCCAGCCGGGAGCGCGCTGGTCGCGCATTTCGTCGGGACGGTTCTCGGGCTAGTCGCGGGACGGCTCCGGCTGTTACGCGTGTGA